The window CCTCGATCTCCTCAACGCCAAACTGACCCGGCCCCGCGCCGAGGTGCAGGCTGAGGTGATCGAATTCTTCCGCGGCCGCCTCCTTAATATCCTCACCAGTCAGGGCTATGCGACCGATCTCGTCGAAGCAGTCCTTTCCGCCTCGTTCGACGATCCGACCGACGCCTGCGAGCGGGTCAAAGCCCTCGCCGCTCTCAAGGACCAGGCCGACTTCGAACCATTGGCCGCTGCCTTCAAACGCATCGGCAACATTATCAAGGGGGGCGTTGAGGCACCCATCGAACCGGCCCTCTTCGAAACCGAATGCGAGAGCGCCCTCTTCAATGAGCTGCAAAAGGTGGAAGCCGGCCTCGAACTCTGTCTGGAGAAGCGTGATTACAACACGGCGCTGCGGGCGATTGCCGCCCTGCGTCCGACTGTCGACGCCTTCTTCGACGGCGTCATGGTCATGGCCGAGAATCCACAGGTGCGCACCAACCGCCTTGCCCTTCTCACCAGCGCCGGCCGGCTCTTCTCCGGGATTGCGGACTTTGGCAAGATTGCCTGATTTTAAATTGTATTAGCGAAAGAAAGGGCCGTCTCCTGTGGAGACGGCCCTTTCTTTTTATGGTGGGGGCGCCCCTTGTGGGTGCCCTGATTGTTTCCGGTGATAAACAAGGGCACCCACGAGGGGTGCCCCTACCAATCTATTTTTCTGTTAATGCCCCCCGCCCTGACAAAGCTCGGTCAAAACCCCGCCGCTCGCTTTGGGGTGAAGGAAGGCGATACGGGTACCGTGCGCTCCACAGCGCGGGACTTCGTCGATAAGGCGGACGCCGGCGGCTTTGAGCTTGGCGAGAGTGGCGACAAGGTCATCGACTTCGTAGGCGATGTGGTGCGTCCCTTCGCCGTTCTTTTCGAGGAACTTCGCCACCGGAGAATCGTCGGCGGTCGGCTCTAAAAGTTCGACCCGGCTTTCGCCGACGGCGAAGAAGGCAACTTTCACCTTCTGCTCGGCGACGACTTCCGTTCCTTCAAAAGTCATTCCGAGGACATCACGGTAAAAGGGGGTGGAAGCGTCAATGCTCCTAACCGCCACGCCGATATGATTGATTTTTTTTGTCATCTTACAGAACTACCGTCTCTTGATGCTCACCAAAGACACCACGCAGGACATCAGAGATTTCGCCGAGGGAGGCATAGACCTTGACCGCGTCGAGGATGAAGGGGAGGAGATTCTCGGTCCCGGTCGCGGCAACTTTGAGGGCGGCGAGCTTCGCGGCAACAGCGGCATTATCGCGGCCCGCCTTGATAGCAGCGAGGGACTTCTTCTGGGCAATCTCCACCTCGGGTTTAACCTTGAGCAGACCGGTCGGCGGGCCTTCCTGAACGATGAATTGATTAACGCCGACGATGACCAGGTCGTTGGTCTCAATCGATTTCTGATAGGAAAAAGCGGAATCCTGAATCTCTTTCTGCTGAAAACCACGACTGATCGCTTCGGCAGCGCCGCCGAGTTCGTCGATCTTGGCGATGTAGGCGAGAGCCTGCGCTTCGATCTGATCGGTAAGGCTCTCGACCAGATAAGAACCGGCGAGGGGATCGATCGAGTCGGCGACCCCGGATTCATAAGCGATGACCTGCTGGGTACGGAGAGCGATTCGCACCGACGCTTCGGTCGGCAAAGCGAGGGCTTCGTCGCGGCTGTTGGTGTGCAGCGACTGGGTACCGCCGAGGACGGCGGAGAGAGCCTGAATCGTCACGCGCATGATGTTATTGTCGGGCTGCTGCGCGGTGAGGGTACAGCCGGCGGTCTGGGTGTGGAAGCGCAGCATCATCGAGCGGGGATCGGTGGCGTTAAAACGCTCCTTCATCACCTTGGCCCAGATGCGGCGGGCGGCACGAAACTTGGCGACCTCTTCGAAAAGGTTGTTGTGGGCATTGAAGAAGAAGGCGAGGCGCGGAGCGAACTCATCGACCTTGAGGCCGGCCTTGATCGCCGCTTCGACGTAGGCGATGCCGTCAGCAAGGGTGAAGGCGACTTCCTGCACTGCCGAGGAACCGGCTTCGCGGATGTGGTAGCCGGAGATGGAGATGGTATTCCACTGCGGCACATGATCCTTGCAGTAGGCGAAGATGTCGGTGATGACCCGCATCGACTCCTGCGGCGGATAGATGT of the Deltaproteobacteria bacterium HGW-Deltaproteobacteria-4 genome contains:
- the mce gene encoding methylmalonyl-CoA epimerase translates to MTKKINHIGVAVRSIDASTPFYRDVLGMTFEGTEVVAEQKVKVAFFAVGESRVELLEPTADDSPVAKFLEKNGEGTHHIAYEVDDLVATLAKLKAAGVRLIDEVPRCGAHGTRIAFLHPKASGGVLTELCQGGGH
- a CDS encoding methylmalonyl-CoA mutase, which translates into the protein MKIQEEKKRWEASTLKKVIDKRAERKKTFLTSSNLEMERVFTPDFDVPGYMEKLGLPGEYPYTRGVQPTMYRGQFWTMRQYAGFGTAKESNERYRYLLGAGQTGLSVAFDLPTQMGYDSDSDMANGEVGKVGVAIDTLADMEILFDQIPLDKVSTSMTINATAAVLLCMYIAVAEKNGISSDKVMGTIQNDILKEYMARGTYIYPPQESMRVITDIFAYCKDHVPQWNTISISGYHIREAGSSAVQEVAFTLADGIAYVEAAIKAGLKVDEFAPRLAFFFNAHNNLFEEVAKFRAARRIWAKVMKERFNATDPRSMMLRFHTQTAGCTLTAQQPDNNIMRVTIQALSAVLGGTQSLHTNSRDEALALPTEASVRIALRTQQVIAYESGVADSIDPLAGSYLVESLTDQIEAQALAYIAKIDELGGAAEAISRGFQQKEIQDSAFSYQKSIETNDLVIVGVNQFIVQEGPPTGLLKVKPEVEIAQKKSLAAIKAGRDNAAVAAKLAALKVAATGTENLLPFILDAVKVYASLGEISDVLRGVFGEHQETVVL